TCTGTCAATTTCCAAGTTAGATAAATACATTATTTGTCTCCCATTTGAATCATTTTATAAAACTCTATTCGTTCGGTAAAATACCATGACTTTCTTCGAAGTATTGAATCTCTTCTCGTTTGAATATGGTCAGGTTGTAAATTTACTTCTTCTAAATCTTCCCAATACATTTGAATATTTTTGGAAGCCTCTAACGAACTTAATAGTTCTGCATTTTGTGGATAAGCAGAATAAGCATCCAATAAGGTTTCTGATTTAACTAACTTTGGATTCAATGGCAGAGAAACAACGCAAGACTTTCTTCCTAAGTAAAGAATGTATTTTGGGTTAAGTAAACTCATCTTTAAATTATCTAGATCAAATTTCTTATTTTCCTTTTGCCATACGCATACTATTGAATAGGAATCACACCGATAATCTCGATTAGTTATAATTGTGCCAATTTCTGGATTCTCTAATTCATCTTTTCTGGAATAATAAGAAACTTTCTTTTTTGGTGCTGGCGGAGTTTGTACCGTATGAAAATCCCGAAGAAGAATTCCAGTTGAAAAAACCTGCGTTGAAAAACTTAAAGAATCGTTTAATTCAAGTAGCGTTTCTTCCTCTTCTCTTTTAATTCCGAGTGCAGATGCAAGGATACCAATTATTGCAGACTTGGAAGGATGGGAAAAACTATGACGATTTTCCCCAACTGCAATATCTCCCCAGGAAGCAAATGGACCATAAAGTTGGAATAATAAAAATTCCTTCATGATTAATCGCTCACTACAAATTTCAAGACTTCTTCCAAACTTCCTTGACCACTCATAACATCAAATGAAGAATCAGAAGAATAACATTTTCCATAAACCTTGTCCATTTTATCTCTTTGGTCTTTTAATGCTTTAATTGCATCGTCTAGAAAATTATTTCCGCTCACAGGTTTTAAAAAAGCAACTGATAAAGAGCGGGGTTGTTCATTTCCTTTTTCAGAAATTAAAAAAGATGCTCTTGCGCGTGACGCAAAACTATTTTGTTTTCCTGTTGGGGAAATTTTTACTGCGGATTCTACTAAGGCTTGAATAGAATTTTTAAATAGGGTTTCATCTGTTTTTCCATTTACAGAAAGATTGTCTTTTAGAAGTTCTCTATCAATGCAAACATAAAGATAAAAAAGACCTGCACCAAATTCAGTATCTCCAAGATGTGCAGCACCTGAATCCACATCGTTTTTATTTAAGTCATCTACTGCTGTAAAAAAATCATCTTCTACTGCTACTTTATGAACGGTAATCGCATGTGCTACTTGCACAGCCGCTTCTTTGTTGTATAGAGGAGAACTTGCAAGCATCCTTCCGAACATTGCAATATCTGCTCCTGTATTTTCTTTTCGTAAAAGTTGAAGCTCTTCAATAGCAGGTTCTCTTTTTTCGTTAGCAAGTTTTCCAACTAATTCCATAATCGCTTTTTCTTCTTCCGGGCTAAAATGAGCTAATTGCTCGATTTCTAAATCTTCTAGAGGCTTATCTTTCTTAGCTCCTTTCAATTTTCCGAACTGTTCAGAAATTTTCTTAGCCCAATCTTTTGCAGATTTATCAGCTACTCCTTTTTCTTTTAATGCTTCAAATATCTTTACCCCCATTTCTTTGGTTCTGGTTCCTTTGTGCCCCTTTAATTTTTCCTCAAAAATTTCGGAAGTTCTCCATGCACGTTTATTACTCTGCGAAGAAATCCGTAAACGATTAACGCCGCCCATAACGGCTGTCTTAGGTCTTCCCAAATCATCTCTATTCAAATTGGATGGTGGATACGATGTTAAAATATGTAATTGAATGAATCTATTCATTATTATCTCCTTAAAATTTATTCCTTTGTTGTATTTTCACTTGAACTGATATTGCTTCCATAATAATCATAAGCCCAATTTTTCTTAGTATGGTCACCCCAATAGTAAACACTTTCTGCAAGAGAATAGATATTTACTCTTCCATCTAAAAGTCTTATAACCCGAATTAAATACGGATATAATTCTTGTAAATTTCCACACTGGATAATTCTTCGAAACCGCAAGTCGCTTAACACTGCTTTGTCTGATCCGGATTTAGCTGACATTTGTTGTGCAATTCGATATTGAAAGTTAGGTTCTTTCACATGCGCCACTAACCCACAGACTGCTCCAATTCGATCTTTGAATATATTCGAATTATCTAATTTACTTAATGCAGTTATTAGAGCATGTGTTTGTGGAATATAAATTGTTTCATTTGGCTCTGTGCATTT
This sequence is a window from Leptospiraceae bacterium. Protein-coding genes within it:
- the cas7e gene encoding type I-E CRISPR-associated protein Cas7/Cse4/CasC encodes the protein MNRFIQLHILTSYPPSNLNRDDLGRPKTAVMGGVNRLRISSQSNKRAWRTSEIFEEKLKGHKGTRTKEMGVKIFEALKEKGVADKSAKDWAKKISEQFGKLKGAKKDKPLEDLEIEQLAHFSPEEEKAIMELVGKLANEKREPAIEELQLLRKENTGADIAMFGRMLASSPLYNKEAAVQVAHAITVHKVAVEDDFFTAVDDLNKNDVDSGAAHLGDTEFGAGLFYLYVCIDRELLKDNLSVNGKTDETLFKNSIQALVESAVKISPTGKQNSFASRARASFLISEKGNEQPRSLSVAFLKPVSGNNFLDDAIKALKDQRDKMDKVYGKCYSSDSSFDVMSGQGSLEEVLKFVVSD
- the cas5e gene encoding type I-E CRISPR-associated protein Cas5/CasD codes for the protein MKEFLLFQLYGPFASWGDIAVGENRHSFSHPSKSAIIGILASALGIKREEEETLLELNDSLSFSTQVFSTGILLRDFHTVQTPPAPKKKVSYYSRKDELENPEIGTIITNRDYRCDSYSIVCVWQKENKKFDLDNLKMSLLNPKYILYLGRKSCVVSLPLNPKLVKSETLLDAYSAYPQNAELLSSLEASKNIQMYWEDLEEVNLQPDHIQTRRDSILRRKSWYFTERIEFYKMIQMGDK
- the casB gene encoding type I-E CRISPR-associated protein Cse2/CasB, with amino-acid sequence MKEGLFQTETTQKALKDWWESLNQNKGAKADLRKCTEPNETIYIPQTHALITALSKLDNSNIFKDRIGAVCGLVAHVKEPNFQYRIAQQMSAKSGSDKAVLSDLRFRRIIQCGNLQELYPYLIRVIRLLDGRVNIYSLAESVYYWGDHTKKNWAYDYYGSNISSSENTTKE